Part of the Cryptococcus neoformans var. grubii H99 chromosome 2, complete sequence genome is shown below.
AGTGCGCGACACCCATTTTCCAGTAGTAATAATGGAAATTTTTTCTCCAAAAATTCTGGGATTTTGTCCCAGAGATACGGTGGCGAGATAGTCCGCACGAAGGGCCTTCCttagaagaagaaattgGAGAGTTTGCGACGACGCCATacttctctttcaatctCGACGATGATCTCGATGAAAACAATGAGGAGCAGAATCTGGACGCGATCGAAGGACAAAAtaaagtggaagaagtaaCGAGGAGCAAGAGAGGGCAGGATGGAATGACATCCCCGCCAAGTATTTCTGATTGTAGACGACACGCAGATTGCTGACAACATGTTCACGGATGAGGAGTGGAAGGGGCAAGTACACAGCCAGAAATCGAATGTTTGGACGCATtgcagatgaagaaagatCCTGAGTATGTATCCCAGGTGAGGGCACAGTGGAAAGACTGTAAGACGGTCGAATCCAGACGTTCTCTTCAAAATCTACAAGAGCAAGGAGTTACGAGTGAGTCAATTCTCAGAGGTTTGTCCATTACCTTCTATACTGACGTGTTCATGTTTCCAAAAGCAATGACGATATGACGTACGCGACTTAAAACAACAAGCGAAAGCTGGCGGACCGTACCATCCGTGATCACAATTCAAACACACTAAGCGCCTCGACCAGCATGGAGGTGGCCTTCTCAGATACTTTCAAGTGCCTACTGCTACTTCTGCTTTCAGCACTCCTGCCACTGCCTGTACTCTCAACACTTCATCGATCGATTTCTTTGTCACTAACGCTGCCTCCTCCCCGTCAACTTCTAACGCTGCCACCCCACAGTCATCCCAATCATCCAGTATCCCAAAGGCGGGCAGGCCTCTCAAAGAGGTCCTTCAGCCCCAACTTTCTTCTATAGGTgtctcttccccatccGGTCAAGCCCCCGCTGCTAAACAGCCCGGGCGAAGGAACCTATCATGGTCGACCCATCCGGACACAGTGTCTTCACATCTTCGTCCACTGGCCTTCGAAAGCGCCGCGTCCGAGAACCCGAAGATAGTCTGCCGTAAACATTGCCGATGCTGATGAAGCGGACTGGGTCAATGAAGGGGAAACGGATGACGAGCATTATTACGAATCTAATGTACTGGAGGTTACTGGAAAGACGAAAGTCGAGATGGCCAAGAAGACGGGTAAGATGATTGAGGATGTGTCGGAGTCAGAGTCAAAGAAAGGGAGACCTACCAGTATCTCTCGTCAACGTGTAGATTTTTTCCACTCTTTTGTAGAAAACCTGCATGTTTAAATTGCTGACCTTTTGGAAGATCGTGATCTATCACCAGCTCCATACGATGTTGAGACTACTACAGCGGCATGGTCGAAAGTCGATGCAAGTCGACACATGGCTCTCGGTGCTACGACATCAGATGGCACAGGTGTCTATCTTGCTGAAAAGCTCCGCGGACAGTTGCTATTCTTCCAGCAATACAACAAACTCCCTGGGCATTAGTGCACCAATAGGAACGCCAGATGCTCTTTGCTGTTCTATGAACAATACAGGAATGCTTTCATAAACTATCTCAGCAAGTTCAGGGAGGTGTGTTGGTTTTCTTTTCGACTTAATCACCTATTAATCATTAAAATCAGCTTGTTGTCTCCAGAAACAAGAAGATGCCGAGCGCGTCCTCTATCTTGAAATTTATGGCGCCGATACACTATCATCATACACAAGAGAACTATTCAGCGCAGGCTTATTCTCGTTGGCTATCGTTACTCGCGGGTGAAAAAAGGCGTTTATGTGGACAGACACGAGAGGGATGATGTGAAAGCATACCTTACCTGGTTTtagaagaagatggcgaaGTATGAAAAATAAGACCCATAGCTGGGTCTCTGATATCTGTTGACAGTTGATAGGAGGATGACCTGGCGGAATCCCATGCCGAAGATGTCCTTGCTTCCCAGCCGCCAAACCTAACACctggagaaaagggaaaggaaataATCGCTCTTTTCCACGAGGAAATCTCATTTCATGGGAATCATAAAGTTATCCATACGCAGTAAGTACTTCATTGACCTTGAATTCTACTTTAGCATCGTTGTCGAATTTGTTTCAGGATTAAATATGGTCAAATGCCTtcgagaaagaagggtcGCGGGCGAGTTATAATTGTCTCTGACTATATTCTGAAGGCCGCTGACTTTCttgaaaagaaggatgatgagggcAATGTTATCGAACGCGCCCGTAGGATCATTTGCCCGGGGTCGCAAGAAGACAACTGGTGGACGGCGCAGGACGTGGTGAAGCAGGTAAATGGTCAGGCCTCTTTGGTATTCAAACTAACATCCTATGTAGGGCGGAAGAATGCCGTGGTCTTTCCACCGATATCTTCTCGAGGATGGGCAGCCAAAGGGGCTTGAGTCAGTTTTGCAGGTGAGGGTGCAGCTGTTCATTGATGATATCAGTCTTGCTGACATGATGTCTATGATTGAAGGTGCGCAATTATCCAACGAATGGCATCCGTACCAAATGCAGCCCTGTCTGTAGAGCCGACTCTCTCCAAAACTGCTGTTTGGCGAGGATGTTGAGCCGCCTATCGAAAAGGCCTTAACTATCATGCTGCAGAATGGGCTGTTCGTCGCCAAAATCTATCACGACGTTATGCAAGAGTCGCACTCTCCGGCGTCTACAACCGGGCAACGGGCTCTCATCCCACCTCGTCTCGATGTAACCAAacaaacctccacctcagaCGGCCGCAACTTACCACCCGACTCTTGCAAAATCAACAAAACTCCTGTAAGATCAAGAATACTCCTTCTTTGACGTGTCTGACGTGTTGTAGTTGAATACGTGTGATGTGGTGGAGGTTCAAGGAAAGGTTTCAGGGAAAGCGAGGAAGGACTCGGTTGGTTGATTGGACAATTTTATAGCTTTTTGCGCGACTagtttttcttctctttctttatGCATCATAAGCAACCTAGAATCCGACATGATGATCGTTGATGGTCTGATCTGCTTCCTAACTTCATACCACAATCCTTCGgcttgcctcttccttctttcgccTGGTcagccttcctctttttccccAACACATGGTCACTATTCACTTCCCTCCGGTCCGACAGCCCCGCCCCTATTACGAATTAGCGACATCTTTATTccgagagagatgaggagtAAGCAGAAGGAAAGTGTCACGGCGCTATGCAGAAGTGACACCCGaaacctccacctctctcGGCCGCCGAACCAAAGTACCTCCACCTCCGACGACCGCGGCCGATCGTCTAAATTCTTTTTGATttctcaacctctctcTTCGTCCTTCGGTCTCTCTCTCGCCACCTTCTACCTTCCTGTCTCCCTCGAGCTATCTACACATGCTCTGGTCAGCATGCTCACCACCTCCTCGGGCCCTGTCCGGTACATGAGTTAACAGTatgagaaagatgagtAAGCAAGGAAAACTAGGAAACATATATAAACTGTAGTTTCATAGTTTTCATAGTCTCCCAGGAAAATCAATACTGTTGTCTTCTCTTACCTTGTCCCAGTCCCGTTGCCTCTTTTCACCTTCTAGACCTTCCAACGTCTAAAAGTCGCATCGGTCAGCCATTAGTCCGGCTCCTGTTCCTTTTCATCCCTCGGCTATTCTGTCCtcgtccttccttctcgccaCCCTCTTCGATTGAGCGTCGGGCTTTTACGCTGACCGGCGTGACGTCCCTGACAGAAAGGATGGCACATAAGAAAGTAGCTTTTCATAATTTCCCAGTTCCCCAGGAAATCAATACTGTTGTCCTTTCTCACTATCTTTCCTACGagcatccttctttttaCGTCGCTTCAGCCAATCCTTagtccagctcctcctgctccttcaggccCTGGCTATGACGTATTCCTTCCTCTAAGTCCAGCTTCTCGCACTTGGGCAGTATAATAAACCACTGAGTGAATTTTAAGGGTGCCTCTGTGTGTAGAAACAATGGCTGGGAGGATACGCTGTGCATCGATGTAAATTGTTCTTATTTGGATACTGTGTTCCGTCTCACTTCATAAACGAACGAAGCGATGAACAAGAAcgagacgaagaagaaaagctgGACCCGGGCGGCAGAGGtcgccaaaaaaaaaggcaggCCTAATGGGACCTTTTTCCTACAAACCCAAATGTTGGCCTTAATTCGGCTCAAAATTTCCCGTCGACCCAGGCGCTGGACTCCTTTCGCAAAAAACTTCATTTTAAGCATGGTTTGGGGATTTTGGATAACAATTTCCGAACGGCAGATTTTCTACTGGAATATGGAGTGTCGCGCACTGTACCAGTACAACAATACCATCATGTGGAGAGATCAGACCTCAACGTCAGATCATCCTCCGCGGACTTGTCACGGGCCGTCCATCGGTCACGGCTGTAGAAAGCGCAAACGCCTGTATGATATATGGATGCCTTCGTCTATCTCCTCCAGATGAACAATAATCGCACTCAGTGTCCGGATCCATGGGTGCTGGAAATTAAAGATTCCCGGCCTCGCCACTAAAAGCAGGGCGATGTCATTggcaaaggaggatgattgTGCGCGGGATTGACGGCCCTTCCACGCCCAATTTTCACCTCACATCATTCGGTTCCATTTCAGTTTCCGCCATTTCTCATGCTGTAGCAGCAAAAAAACACTCATTTGACCGTATATGTGGCCCTACTACGCGCATTTTCAAATATGTCCCTTCTGGTGATGATAAGATCGAGTATTTTGTAGCGAGGTTTTGCAAGTACGGTAGAATTTGTCCTGACTATGGAATACTCGGCCACCAACGAACTCGCCATCATATCGATGACTTCGAAAATGCATTTTGTTTCGTTGCTATTGTCAATTCCAACTGTCCTTTGGGCTGATCGGATCAGTTTTCATTGAAAGGGTCCACCGCGCTATCCATCAAGCCGATGAACACATTCTGCAGCGCCACGGCACATCACTCCATGGGCATCGCCATCAgaaactcttcttctcatctgtATTAATTGCTCTTCCATTGAGGCCTTCTacaccatccttctccaacgcTGACATGGGAATATAGACTGATAGCCTTGAATGGGAAAACCTGGGCGGAACACAGAGCGTATTAACTTCCAAGCAGGGTTGCATGTTGCACGTGTTGTATGATAATAGGAGGTAACTAAGATAGGATGTAACAGATAACGAAAAGTCTGAAGCGTCGGACATTCATCAATCTACTATCGATGATCATGAGTGATGGATTGGATTGATTAAATCCCGTCATGATCAAGGCAGCCATCGTTCGGCCATCCATGGATACGTATAATCATATGCCGGCGCATGGATGGTCTGCTGGCTGTCTTGACCATGGCGGGATTTAATATTTTGTATGAAAAGATGCGTTTTAGGGGAAAAAACGTGCAGGCTATCTCACCACCGTACAACGCCTTTGCCTATAGGGCCGACTGTTATCTTTCGACTGTCAGGTCAAAATTACCCAAAGTAGAAGGAGGCGGATGGCCCAAAAAAATGGGGATCGTGTCCGAAATAGTTCCTCTTCGGAAGACGCGCTTTGAATGGTATCAGATCTCACTTCATAAATCTTAAGTGTCAGTTCTCAACTCTCATCATGTTTAAACATCAAATCACAACTCCACAAGTGTACCGGCTCTCTTCCGTCGGATGCGTGGGGTCTTTTCCGATAGCACTCGGCAGCTGAAGAGGTCGAGAACTCAAGATCTTCAAACGGGGCCCTCGCATCCGGCGCTCGACCGACTCAAGCTATTAGGAGAAACAGCGCGCCTAGTGATGAATTCTGATCTCCGTTGTTTCATCATGCCATTAACCAgcaccatcaccatcacGACTTCAGTGGCTGCTGTTTATGCTGTTTGCCGATCTTTGCTGGGGAATGTCCCAAGCGATTCTCAAAAGTTTTGTCGTAGCAACAAAAAACACTACTTCTACCCGTATCTCTATCACAACTGCGTCTAAAATAAAACTGTCATTTCTCCTGCCGCTTACTCCGTAGCATCCCACTTCCAGCATGCGTGTAAACAGGAgtatgatgaggatgtacCTCAGCATTTCCGTCATACTCAATATCATTGCCCTCATAACTCTCTTCCTGCCAACCGATAGAGCTCGTGGACTCATGGGGGACGCGGCTTGGAAGGGACTCGCCAAGTATGGGCTAACCAGGCGGCCGGATGATCCGGCCATCTTGACTGTGCCTGCCAAAGGTTGCAGCATGTGCGAAGTGGACCCGGTCCTTTGTGAAGAGATTGGGTAAGTGCGGGAGGTCTTCATGAGGGCGTAACCAACGCGATAATAGGGAAGAAAATCTCAAGCGATCACTGGCATTTTCGGGCACCAACCGCCGGCTCAGACGAGTGCTAGCTAAGCTCAGACGAGGCGAGACCATTAATGTCGGCGCCATCGGTGGTTCTGGTGAGCGTGCTTTTCATCTGTACAAATCAATGACTGAACACTCGAGTAGTCACAAAAGGCTTCGGATTAAATCGTTACAATGAACCATACTATCCTGACACACCTACTAACCTCCATCGTATTATATTTGACCACCTCGTTAGTCTGTATCCTGCACCTAACGGAGTCATGACAGGAGATAgcggaaggaaagagggaaagcATGGCTTCATCAATGGTGGGCAAGGAGCCACCGGTAAGATTCAGTAACTATCAAGTAGCACTAGTTATTGAACATCGAACCACACAGGCACTGGTTACTTTTCTTATTGCTGGGAGGAGCACGTACCCGCCGACCTTGATCTTATCTTTATTGAACAAGCCATTAACGATGAACTGTGAGTGTAGAATACATGGGTGAGCTGAGTTCTAATTGGAATGGGATAGGCTCATACAGAATATTAATTCTTATGAGCTCCTAGTGAGGGGTCTATTAGATCTACCCACGTCGCCAGCGATTGTGAATCTGGAGTATGTCTCAGGATAATGGCCGAAGAGGTATCTGTCTCACTCGCTATCAGGGTTTTCGCCCTCATGTTCAAGACAATAACATTGGGAGGTGATTTGGTATGTATCATGCTTAAATTCTCACTTCCAGGAACTAATGCATATGTGCTCCTAAGCATCAAGGCATTGCCCAATTTTACGACCTCCCTGTACTCTCTCTCCGCAATGCCCTTTTGAACGACATGCTCAAAAATGACTCTCTCATTAACGAGtatttcttcatccacccCGAAGGCGACGTTGACCTGCGCCATGTAAGCTTAGACGCTGAGCGAATCAAAAACTGACAAGCACTGACATATGCAATAGATTTCGAGGAAAGGGCATAATGTCCTGGGTAGAATAGGAGCGGCCTACATGGATTCTCAAATCTGTGAAATGGACAAGTACGAGCAAGGTATCCCTGGAGCGGATTCAATGTCGATTGATCAACTTTATCCAGTTGAGCCTATCCCAAGGGTGAGCTTGTCCTGCTGTTATACTGGCAATCTTGTTCAAACTCATTATTCTGTGCAGATACAAATAAATATGAAGTACGACAAAGATCTTGTCCTCCCGACTGTCAAACCCCAATGTTTCTCAGCAAATAGTGACAGGCATCCGCTCTCACCTGTTGAGAACAATGGTTGGTAAGTATGCGTTATTTGAGCTTTTTTGGTGCCTCACTAAATCACCGTAAGGCGCAAATGGAactggaaagagaaacatTACTTTGTGGCCGACGTCCCCGGCTCTCGAATATCTTTCAAACTGAAAACACATATCGGTAAAATAGAGATACAGTATTTGCGTTCTTATCAGTATCATCAAGGGAGTGCCAAGTGCTGGGTAGATGGAGAGGTTGAGAGGGCCATAAAGCTGGATGGGTACTGGAAAGAGCCCTACAATATTGGACGGTAAGCTTCTTTCTGGACATTGTAGAGCTGAAGGGCTTACGAAAATCACGTTCAGAGCCGTAACGATTAGAGAAGGCCTCGAAATTGGAGACCATACCCTGACCTGCGAATTATTGAAACAGACTGCCGACCCAGAAGGTGGCACGGAGTTTAGATTGATATCTGTCATGAGGTGTGTTATCTTCTGCAAGGACAAGTGCTTGTACAGTCCGACTTTGTATAATGCGCATAGTGTGGCTGACTTTAGTATCTGTTAGCATATAACACTGTCTTACATCATAGTGTTGGAGTTCCTTCGCATTATTGTACGTAACGGCATTTACATAGCTGATAAAGAGAGCGACAGATGCAGCGATATCATACAAGGGCACTACAGGTTCGTTGTGTCGCATGGGTCTACCTAAATCCAATGAATGGCAGTCTTGGCATATCCTTTTAGAATCATCTGACCAAATCATTGTTTTAACAACATTCTCCCTTGCTTATTTGCCCCCTACGTAGTGCATAATAATAAGTTCGACCAGCGATCTTGTTACCTGTTGAAAGCCCTGAAGTTGACTGAAGAGCGAGGACTCAGCTGTTCGTGAACGAGAATCGTCAGATTTCAGCCTGAGCCGTGGCCCAGTCCCACGAGAATAAAATTGGGTCTAATTTCCATACTTTCAACCTACTTTTTGTCATTTTACAAACCTGAAACAAATATTTCATGCTCGAAATTCCTCATTGTTCCCAGGATATCTACTCGCCTCTCACGAATTTTTATACTCCCCCCCACTTAGTTAACTTTTTTGCTGGTCGTTGCTGGTGGATAAAAAATTTCCCCTTTgcatttcttctttcaattTGCCATAATGGCTGAAACTTCGCAAATAAAGCCTCGTCCGGAAAGACATAGGCATAGGGACAGAAGAGCCACCGAGGGCGATGTCTTTTCCTCCCGTTCAAAAGGCAAGGAGCGTGCCGTCGACGTTAACGGGGACGTAACCCTTGTTGACGGAGCAAAGGCTGgtaagaagaggagaaagaggcaGGCACGTAATGGATTGCCATCTTTGCCTATAGATGACTCTGTCGAGGGACGAGGAGAGTCCTCGACTTCTCGAGCACCTCGACGAAGAGAGGATAGTGAGCAGTGGGACCATATACCGGTCGCACAAAATGAGTTCACTCGTGTCCCACCAGTCTGGTCCAAAGACGGCAGGTGAGCTGCTTCATCGTTACTCTGTGGAGAACTTCAGTCTGATGATTGGGTAAGGTTTTATTTTTCTGTGGTTCACACCTCTATCCACATCCACTCTTCCACCTTACCAAATTTTTCCCGTCTCTCAACTCTCTCTTCAACGCACCCCAAAGGTCACTTTAAGCCTATAACCTCACTTCAGTTATCCCCCATAAACCCCTTTCAGATTGTAACCTCATCGTTGGATGGTACTATCAAGATTTGGGATTGGGTGGCTGGCAGGTTAATCAGGACTATTGATTTCCATGAACCTCAATCCAAAGTGGACCATGTGGCATTTGGTCAAGTTGTTGGGAAATGGTGGCTTTTTGCTGCTGTAACCCATGTCAAGCAATCATCTTGTGAGTAAAAATCAAGGCACCCAGGATTCTTGGTACCCTTCTGACACAGAAAAGCAGCGGGGCAGAAGTTGGCTCATAGACTGTTAAGGACTCCTCTCGGCGGCAACTCCAATCCTGTTCTCCTTGGAAAGTTGTCCAACCGTCCTGTATCTCTCATTATGTCTCCTCGATCCACCTATCTCGTTGCTCTCGCTGCGAACAAGGCCTACACCTATCGTATGCCGGCTCCTCCTTTCAAATCCTCTGATCCATGGGAGGATCGACCGACTTGTGTCAAGTTTGTGTCTGACCAGCCTTTCACGTGTGGTGCGTTTTGTCCGGAGAAAACTCTCGCTACTGCTACTGAGGAAGAATGGTTCGCCACCGGTGATCAAAAGGGTGTCATCAGGCTCTGGCACGGTCTGACTCAGGCTTTCCGACAAGTCGACGCTGCTGCCTCACTGGCTCTGGGCGGTGTTGTTGACTCTAGTCAGGGCCCTGAAACAGAAAAGCGATTGCCTACCACATCGCTCCACTGGCACGCTCACGCTGTGTCTGCCATCGCGTTCACACCTTCTGGATCACAGCTTCTTTCCGTTGGTGAAGAATCCGTGCTCGTTCAGTGGCATCTTGCCTCGGGCAGAAGGGAGTATATCCCTCGGCTCGGTGGACGTCCGATTGTCAGCCTTGCTGTCAGAAAGGCTACCGctgctggagaagaagagtggtgGATGGCGCTCGCCGATGGTTCTGTTGTGCGTGTAGGTGCTTCTTCCAACCGAGTTGCCAATGTTGGCCAGGGCATTCGCTTGGACCCTTTACGCCCGTCTTCTCCTGATACTCCCTATCCTCTCTCCGTTCACCCTTCCACTGGCTCTCTTGTTGTCCCCTCCTCTCACCCTTCCACCATTCAGTTCATTGATCCTATCGCGTCTACTGTGCTTTTCGACCTCGAGGTTGTACCCTCTAATAGGGTgagcagaagagaagaaaaagaactTGAGCCTGTTAAGGTCGAGAAGGTTGCCTTTTCAGAGGAACAGGACGGCAAGTCGATGTGGATGGCTACGATGGAGGGTCgagaaggtgatgaaggtgaaggtgGTGGTATGGTTAAGAActtgaagatgtggaaGTGGATGGATGACAGGTTAGTGTATGACTGTATCGGACTGTTCATGCCGCTTACATTTCTATAGATACCTTGTAAACACTCAATTCCCTCGTCCTCATAGTACATCAGATATCAGCTCTGTCATTTTCTCGCCCACGCCTTCTGTCCCCGGTGCCTCCTCACACTCTGTCTCAGCCCCTAATCCGTATCTCCTGACTACTTCAAACGATGGTGTTGCAAGGATCTGGCATGTCCGACAGTCGAGAAAGAGTGAACAAGGTAAGCAATAGTTCATGTTTCTCCCCcgtctttttttctcggATGAGAACTTCTTATACATTACTGTCATCCTTATTCGTACTCCTTTTTCATCGGAGGAATGTGGCGACTTTATTCTGCAATCCTGATCTTTTTCATTCCCGCTCAATTCGTTATTGTTGCGTGATGAAATTCAAGCTGACAATCTTCCACAGGCAAAGTTTCCGCTAAGAAGCCTATTATCGTGGAACGTGAGTATTTTACCTTTTCCTCTCGTTTTTGGTCCCGGCCGTGCGATTCCTATGATGAGCAATTttttcaagctcaacaGTCCTACTATTACTGAGGATacccctcttcttctttatctctGAGGATTTTTGCGCGGCCTGTTTCATGTCAACTTTCATGTTATCACATCACAGACAGTAGCTGACAGAAATAAAAGTTTACTGGTCCTGTCGTTCGACCTTCAATTACCGCAACCTTCCCATCCGAGCATCTGCCTTTTCACCTGATGCTTCCATTCTTGCGCTCTCTCACGGTTCTGTCGTCTCTCTTTGGGATGTTAGCAGCAACATTTTGCTCAAGGTGCTTGACAATGGACTTACCTCGGACATAATGACCATTGGGTTCATTGGCAAAGAAGGCAGGTGGTTGGTAGGAACTGGAAAAGGAAGCGGTGTGGCAGTATGGGATCTTCTGTCTTGTGAAGTTGTTTGGTCATCACCTAGCCTTGCCGCCGATAGCCTTATTACTTCTTCTACTTCCCCGTACTTTATCTCTGCCTCCAACGCATCATCAAGCACAACGCTTCGAGTGTTTGCCCCCGATTCTCCTACTCCCCTCCGAACTATCTCTGTAGACACCAAAGTCACTCAGATTGTCTCCTTATCCCAGTCTTCTGCGTCGgactcatcttcatctctgcATCTCATCGGTATTGCACCCTCGGGTGAGATTTACCGCTTTGGTGATATCGCGGCTGCTGTTGCGCCAGAGTCGGCCAAGAGTGTCCGCCAAGCACAGGCCAAGGAGGGCCTTTCCATTTGGCAGGAGATGTTTGGCAAGGGTGCTTTCCTCGAAGAGCCGGAAGCTGAAGAGTCCACTACCGCCACCGCTTCTGCCTTACAGCAACGTGTATCTGACAAGTCTGGTCGGCCTGCCGACATCTTTGAAGGTCCTAGTCATACCATGCCCTCTACTGGCTTGTTGTTTGACGCATTCATGGATGAGTTATTGCAAGGTAACACTGCTgcgaaagaggaagaaaaggtgaaggaagtcACCAGAGATGAGGCTGTAGTATATGAAATGGAGGTTGACGAGTCTGGTGCTGAAGAGATGACTGCCGGTGAAATCAAAGGCAGAGctgttggagatggagagatcAGGGAACTCGAGGCTTTCTTCAAGGACTTGTTATCCTCTGGTATGTCTTATTGcttcttttttcatttCATTGCTAATATCTTGTTCAGTCCCCCGAGCGCCCCTTACACCTGCCAGTAGAAAGCCTGACCCATTTCGCAATGGTTTGTCTTCTCACCTCACGAACCATACTCCTGCCCGGTCCGTGGCGACTCCACTCCAAAACCGAAAGGCGAACGGTGACGCATCTCGTGGTCGAGCGTCTCTGTTAGCTGGTGGGAATCATGTAGACGAGTCGGACATTGGTACTCCAGGAAGTGTCACCGCATCAGGAAACAAGAAAGgtaa
Proteins encoded:
- a CDS encoding NET1-associated nuclear protein 1 (U3 small nucleolar RNA-associated protein 17), variant, with product MAETSQIKPRPERHRHRDRRATEGDVFSSRSKGKERAVDVNGDVTLVDGAKAGKKRRKRQARNGLPSLPIDDSVEGRGESSTSRAPRRREDSEQWDHIPVAQNEFTRVPPVWSKDGRFYFSVVHTSIHIHSSTLPNFSRLSTLSSTHPKGHFKPITSLQLSPINPFQIVTSSLDGTIKIWDWVAGRLIRTIDFHEPQSKVDHVAFGQVVGKWWLFAAVTHVKQSSSGQKLAHRLLRTPLGGNSNPVLLGKLSNRPVSLIMSPRSTYLVALAANKAYTYRMPAPPFKSSDPWEDRPTCVKFVSDQPFTCGAFCPEKTLATATEEEWFATGDQKGVIRLWHGLTQAFRQVDAAASLALGGVVDSSQGPETEKRLPTTSLHWHAHAVSAIAFTPSGSQLLSVGEESVLVQWHLASGRREYIPRLGGRPIVSLAVRKATAAGEEEWWMALADGSVVRVGASSNRVANVGQGIRLDPLRPSSPDTPYPLSVHPSTGSLVVPSSHPSTIQFIDPIASTVLFDLEVVPSNRVSRREEKELEPVKVEKVAFSEEQDGKSMWMATMEGREGDEGEGGGMVKNLKMWKWMDDRYLVNTQFPRPHSTSDISSVIFSPTPSVPGASSHSVSAPNPYLLTTSNDGVARIWHVRQSRKSEQGKVSAKKPIIVELYWSCRSTFNYRNLPIRASAFSPDASILALSHGSVVSLWDVSSNILLKVLDNGLTSDIMTIGFIGKEGRWLVGTGKGSGVAVWDLLSCEVVWSSPSLAADSLITSSTSPYFISASNASSSTTLRVFAPDSPTPLRTISVDTKVTQIVSLSQSSASDSSSSLHLIGIAPSGEIYRFGDIAAAVAPESAKSVRQAQAKEGLSIWQEMFGKGAFLEEPEAEESTTATASALQQRVSDKSGRPADIFEGPSHTMPSTGLLFDAFMDELLQGNTAAKEEEKVKEVTRDEAVVYEMEVDESGAEEMTAGEIKGRAVGDGEIRELEAFFKDLLSSVPRAPLTPASRKPDPFRNGLSSHLTNHTPARSVATPLQNRKANGDASRGRASLLAGGNHVDESDIGTPGSVTASGNKKGKKRKAPREE
- a CDS encoding NET1-associated nuclear protein 1 (U3 small nucleolar RNA-associated protein 17) gives rise to the protein MAETSQIKPRPERHRHRDRRATEGDVFSSRSKGKERAVDVNGDVTLVDGAKAGKKRRKRQARNGLPSLPIDDSVEGRGESSTSRAPRRREDSEQWDHIPVAQNEFTRVPPVWSKDGRFYFSVVHTSIHIHSSTLPNFSRLSTLSSTHPKGHFKPITSLQLSPINPFQIVTSSLDGTIKIWDWVAGRLIRTIDFHEPQSKVDHVAFGQVVGKWWLFAAVTHVKQSSSAGQKLAHRLLRTPLGGNSNPVLLGKLSNRPVSLIMSPRSTYLVALAANKAYTYRMPAPPFKSSDPWEDRPTCVKFVSDQPFTCGAFCPEKTLATATEEEWFATGDQKGVIRLWHGLTQAFRQVDAAASLALGGVVDSSQGPETEKRLPTTSLHWHAHAVSAIAFTPSGSQLLSVGEESVLVQWHLASGRREYIPRLGGRPIVSLAVRKATAAGEEEWWMALADGSVVRVGASSNRVANVGQGIRLDPLRPSSPDTPYPLSVHPSTGSLVVPSSHPSTIQFIDPIASTVLFDLEVVPSNRVSRREEKELEPVKVEKVAFSEEQDGKSMWMATMEGREGDEGEGGGMVKNLKMWKWMDDRYLVNTQFPRPHSTSDISSVIFSPTPSVPGASSHSVSAPNPYLLTTSNDGVARIWHVRQSRKSEQGKVSAKKPIIVELYWSCRSTFNYRNLPIRASAFSPDASILALSHGSVVSLWDVSSNILLKVLDNGLTSDIMTIGFIGKEGRWLVGTGKGSGVAVWDLLSCEVVWSSPSLAADSLITSSTSPYFISASNASSSTTLRVFAPDSPTPLRTISVDTKVTQIVSLSQSSASDSSSSLHLIGIAPSGEIYRFGDIAAAVAPESAKSVRQAQAKEGLSIWQEMFGKGAFLEEPEAEESTTATASALQQRVSDKSGRPADIFEGPSHTMPSTGLLFDAFMDELLQGNTAAKEEEKVKEVTRDEAVVYEMEVDESGAEEMTAGEIKGRAVGDGEIRELEAFFKDLLSSVPRAPLTPASRKPDPFRNGLSSHLTNHTPARSVATPLQNRKANGDASRGRASLLAGGNHVDESDIGTPGSVTASGNKKGKKRKAPREE